ATAACCCTCGAGCCTTAGGCCTGTTAGGAAGGTGgagcgatattatcgatattatcgataacatcgataatatcacgatattttgacgataatTAGGTGGATAAGTGTCAAAATATCGCTCTCTcacaaaaacgatattatcggcgaaatatcgccgataatatcgacatTTTAGACCTTGGTTGGAGTGGCTATAGCCTAgagtaaatttattaattttaaaatatgaaaGAACAAAAGTTATCTAATTCCAAATTAACCCAGCTTTCCTTGATAAAATTAGCCTACCTTgaacagaaaatgaaaattcCCACCCTTACAAACTTTCCTAACTCCGTCACTGGTCAGAATCAATAATTCTATCCTAGCAAACTTTGTGAACCAATATGTCGATATCTTATAGTTGATCAATAAGTATTATATTGCTCTAGattcaaatatataaatatatatatataaatatatatatataaatatatatatatatatatatatatttataactaGAAAGTCGCATCATTTTGACTAGTAAATGGAGTAGAGTAATAAATACGGTGAATATATTAAGGGTAATGTTAAATAggtcaaaattttaaatcaaatgacGTAGTTgttaataattgaattattacttaagtgttgtcatcatttagtttataaatttgatttaaaaatttaatcaaCTTAGCATTACCGATAACTAAATCCCCAAGCGTCTATTTTGTTAATTATTAATGAAGTGATTCACATTACTTAATTATTGGTGATTTCACATTAAACAAAAAGTCATGTTGTTTGCATGTATCATATTAATCTCTTCACATCACCAACTTTTATATGCATGTATCGTACTCTGATTAATATATAGACTAAAACGAAAAGAataaactatttatttttggaaattgAAATATAATGGGTTTGGTATAGAAAGTCAGAAATAGGAAACGATCTGTTGGATTAATATTTGACTTTGAATTGGCCGGCCACTCTTTCCATGCTTTGGTCTTTTTCACGACGGTTTACGCGGGCCGGCGCTCCTGCTGGGTTGAATGTTAAGCAAATCTTACTCTAAAAAGTCTAATCCATCACTAGTTATCTCTTTCCAGTCTTATTAAACtaaattataagaaaattacaaataatatttttctaaTATGTCCCAATGTCATGGAGGTGGAAggtggatgtatatataatttcTTTGGTTTATAGTTTAGTGGCTTAATTTTGTTGTGTTAGTAAGGGTTCGTTTTTATGTTAAACTCGTTTAATAACTACTTTTATATGCAGTTTAAAAAGCTGAAagtaatttttttagtttttaaatttcaattttcaatttttcagttttcaaaaatgtaaaaacaaagtggTTATTAAACAGTTTCTAAGTTGATCGCTTAAGTCGCTTTAAGCTTGTGGGTATTTGGATTGTCCACCCAATTCCTTGTTAGGTCAATGAATAATGCTTAGAAGACTAaatttgtcacagcccgttccgggATTTTATTCATCGAGGACGCGATATGACGGAATTACTCTTAGCGGgtactaaggtatgtgtgtgtgacatatAATTGGTTTAAAACATACATTCCTAAATTCTTGGAAATGAATTAAGTTTGATTTAATAAAGTGATATGTATGTTTGTGTGGCTAGGGTTGTGAGTTGGACTTGTTTTTTTTGGATggaccacacaacacacacTCGGGACAACCTTTTCCTTCCCTCTTcctcgtgctctctctctctcctctccgttcagtctctctctcactctcgaaACCGTACGGACACACTCACCATTGAGCCTACAAGCACGGATCGAAGATTGTGAAGGTACCATTGTGCTCGTGAGGACTATACGAAGTCAACCacacccatttcaggtaaggaatCTTTCGATTTCACGTCGAAATCACAAGCATCGATTttggcactattcatgaactttatgttggttgatttttaggacaatccaagctcatagtgagctttaggaggttctcaccaagctcggggacgttcgtttggaagttttggacgtcgggatcgtgtagttcgaagttggccgatttcttggaatttctccgATGAGATTTCgtgatttttagagccttaaagtagtgtaacgtgaaactacatgtttagggcttcattttgatataaaatacgaagaaaatggttgagaaatgacggagaacaaggCGTTTGAAAAATGCCCAGaatccggccaccggaaaaaccagtccggcgactggttgaggaagaagacgctcgtgggggcgcgtaggtccgtgccacccacggcgcgtgggggcgcgtgacaagcccaaaaattattttaaaaatttgtcgacgtccgtgacgtcgagtaggtcactgtggtatattcctatacccaatttgagcaccgtatgagaaattattacgaattattggttatgtgctttaaataacgtttttatagttatttcgcatataggtgacacctatcccgaggacgagcgcatccagggacgtcacgggggttacgacccttcgacttatcagtgagtgggcagtatttctgtttatacctatatactattgatatgtttcccagaaattgagtttgAACGAAAATACGTtttcaaatgccatgcatgcatgataggagttatatgaattgataattgatgcatatatatatatgtgaattggtgctgtggacgcacaggtgagtatcaggtgagttttatgttattcatgtgcattgttgatgtgtattatgttgatagctcataacctgcaatcatggtgttagtgcttatattattcacctcgcaccgcacgctcaccttggatccaagtaggtgcatgtcgtacagaccataagagggttccgacatgtcgtacagaccatgagagggttccgactgataggtgaccttagattgtGTACACAGAtgtttgatgagagaagcactagagcgtattattattacaccatccttatcgtacagactacttcaggtagttccgatgtatatgcagtgtagtgccgtacaggtcaccgaggtgaTTCCGGATGGAATTgatgttgagctatagaattaaccgtacatgatcaactgcagggtctccggttaattcattatttcacctgttacattgatgcatcattcATTCTGTTTTTGAAAGTTTTTTAACATGGCATACTTTATGGTTTTTAAGAAAGATTGACGATTTGAGATAAATGAAAAGTATTATGCTagtatgctattttctgggaaagtatacaggttttacagcgaagggttagaaatgttttaaatgaaaggttttcgaaaagttttgttttactgacccactcaattttgttttgcgcccctccaggttctagttagcagttggtggctcacgaggctttcttcggcgttctgacagactctcctaatgtaggactcacctgcgggtgttgtaacttaattatcgtcctacttgactgcacctagttgcTTATGCTCTGAAATTGTGTGTTACACACTTTAACTCTCTCTCTAGCATGCTTTTGGTTATtcttgctagtagttggtttttttttattctttcgtAATTCTCTTATTTTGCTTCCGCACcgcacttatggttacgtcacgctcacgtgacagccagcatgccttgattctaggatcggggtgtgtcaaaattggtagacaaaattttgaaaactaaaggacatgaaagttgatgattgactTATTACTTAAGAGTTGGTAAACATGTTTATTTCTATTaatgacacattatttagtttgcaagttttgtctccaaatttagtctccctagcatatCCTAAATCAAATATTAAGGATCGCACACCGGTATGAACAAAATCTAAGTCATCCCTTCAATGGCAAATATAGAATACTCTAATAGCAAATATATAATACTTTAATATATAAGAATAGTTATCATATGCCACCTAAACTACGatttagtgatgtttcttttCACTTATGGATCAGATGTCTTAAGTTTGAATTTCATGAATAACGAGTTTGATAtcaatttattttcatttaatataaatatatcactGGATATTATAATACTTATTTATGTTTATAGTTGGGAAGTTTATTTGATAAGTATACCAAAGGataaagttgaagcttttgaacTGTGATAATTTGATTTAATGACACTCAAATTTTACTTTGTTGAAAAATGTAATAAATTAAATTCTCATTAACGACTCATAGATGATCTTGAATTTTGTGTTTCCAATTGTTGCCTAAAAGATGTGTCCACTCCTCCTGGTACTATCGGTACTATAGAGCATGTCTAATCGGTACTAAAGCTTTTTTTAGGAGTGTGTTATCCATACAcacttttttatttctcacacatcttATTAATTTTCAGTCATcgaatcaaataaattgaagaaaattaaatgatataatttaataaagggtgtgtgagaagtaaaagcTGCACGCTCCTTTTTTATTGCAATTTGGGGCTAGAATAGGAAAACAATCTAACCCTAGTAAAGGAAAGGGTTTTCTAGTGAGATAAGGATTATGAATCATTAAGTTCCTATTCTCGACTAGAGTTAGattgttttcttgtttgtttcaaaattaACTCTTTTAGTGTCTTTAAAGGAGACGTTAAATTCAAAACGCTAAATTTTAGTTTGATGTCTGACTTGGCAATTTGATATATTGTCAATATTTTCATTCCATTTGATATGCTAAAATTTATTGcttcatttatgtttttttaacaaaaataatcaaaattgcgttgttattggtttaaaaataataataataatacttaaATATGCTAGCATTTAAGGTAAGGCAAGTAGAATGTCTTTGGaaattgttgaccctaaaaactaccaagcataCGTGGCACGCAGgctgagtaattaataagctaactacgtcattcggttgtgtgcagggcgtgccaactcgacaGCCGAGCTCGGTCAGTGAGTAGAATATGTGGATGTGGCGTTGAGCGCTCTGCTGAATTATTGATCTCGCAACTgaggccgaggaaggaacacgtctcggccttcgggttctagagcctaaagacaaggctgctagttctgcgaagtttaATATCAATTTCGACTTTCAATGTACCAAATTTAGTAAcatgtaacacctcacttcgccgagaaggctaatgagatgacctctgccaataaggattcaaaaatctttctcaaccgagacttggatagataactaggCGGCCTTgttgcagtgctgtttatccaaactaaaggtgtttcgcggtcggctgattctacggcaacagtgctgtttattcaaactgaaggtgttcgcTGGTTGCCTTCATAgttctgtttatccaaactgaagatgtgttggcgaaaaagaaaatgaaaatctcaagattgttgagaggtttcgcgtagagcaagaatttgcgcaaggcagtttgtgtgtttaGTTGGAGGGGCTTTTCCATTACCACTGCCTCTATATTTATAACGCTGGTCTCGTTGATAATCCAAGCCGTAAATTTATGAATCTCCTAATGTGTCATGGCTACTAGAAAATAATCTCTTAGTCTTCTGATGTATCACGACTACCAATGAGTAATCCCTGAGTCTCCTTACGCCACAaatctttaatatttaaatacaCCATATCTGACCAAATAATAATGGCTTTATCCCATTATCACGTGATCAATGGTCAAAAAATTGCCACGTCACTATCTTATGCTAATTTGTTCTTCTCATCATGTCCATAGGCTGAAGCCTACTCCTTTTTGTTATCTATATATAATCATCCCAATCACATCACATCACCATCTCACAAATTCACCTTCACCCCATGCATAGATTAATTGCATGAAATTAATCCAGTAGTAGATGCACTGCCATATGCCGAATATCTCCGATTAATTTGAATTGTAGGTTAGAGATATTATTTGCATCACGTTTATCTGGTTTAAGAAGAAGCCAAGATAATTCACATTaatagataattattatgataaaaaccataatattatcctttaacaataacaaaaattgtCTTCACTTTTCTATCCGATGGTTGGAAGCTATGCTCACTCAACAGTCTTGATTGCActggccgatggtgtaaatttggatCCAAACAGAAATAGCAAAAATCTTATTTGACATCATGAAACGATGGCGTCAACTTTGACATCTCCTTTTTCATGTCAGTTTAGTCTTCTTTTCCATGTCAACTTTGACATCTCGGTTGGAGTAAAGGGTACGTCATTTGTTAGTGTTATATGTTTATGTGGcattgacatctcctttggataGTAACTCGGTAAAATTGAAGTCTTGGCAAAGATCTAATATTTCGAATTATGCAGCTATCTTGGCAATTTATAgtgttttcctttctttttctattgAATAAGATTCAGAGTTtacccccaaaaaaaaataaaagattgaGAGTTTCTAActtgtttttcttattttgttgttCATCCTTGACTTTAACAATCTTGAGTTGAGTTTTGTTATCTCAGAAGGCCCCGATCTGAATTGCTCTAATCTAATTGATCAAGCATTGCAATCTTTACTTTAAAACGCTGGTGAAATATCATCACATCACATGTTCACATACAAAAGGCTGAGCTAGCACATATCTTCAGCAAAATGTAAACACCTTTAGTGTATTTAGACGAGTGAGACCCCACTTTATCCTATGAAGTCCCACGTGGCAGATGATCATTGAATAACCATCCATCCATGCAACTCCAATCTATCCTTCCCAAAATATCTCCACCGGCAGCTGACAAAACCCTACCACTTTCAAGTTAATCTCAGCCACCACCTCCACCAATAACATTTCTGACTCCCTCACTCCATAACTCATAGTCACAGCTGAGAGAGTGAGAAACAGAAAAAAATGGCAGTAAGCATGGCGACCGCATCAACCGTGATTGGGCTGGGTAGTTCCTCCCTCTCACCAAACAGGACATGCCTTACTTCAGGTTCatatttcacacacacacacatatatacatatacacactcacacatatATAGATGCTCTCACTAAAATGCGCCTCTGTGCACAATACACTAATGCTGCACTACTCTTTAATTACAGGCTTTGTGAAGCCTATCGTGGTTGGAAACCCTTTGAGGCAAGTTAGGGCTTCTGGAGGAAGGTTCACATGGTAATTTACCTATCATTTTCTAAAGAAGATTATGACCGTTGATTTTGTTGTCGTTGTTGTTGTCGTAAAGTAAAAATTGTTGTATGTGACTGTACGTATCAATGTACTGTGTTACTAATTGATATGTGATAAGTGATTGATTTATACTTGACGAGTATAATATTAACACAGGTGGTTTATATGACACAATGCCAACATGCCACATGTTAAAATCTTACCAAAAAAATTAATGGTTGTTATATTGTTATGCATGTGTACCAGTGCGTGGTTATAATCAATGTTTAGCCTAAATTAAGCAAACAATTAATGTGGTAACTGGTAAGACATCGATGCACTGATGCAtatagggttttgttttgtgttgaatGGTGTTGGGAACAAACAGTAGCTTTCAGAGGGATTGGCTGCGGAGAGATCTGAATGTGATTGGGTTTGGGTTGATAGGATGGCTGGCTCCGTCGAGCATACCGTTAATCGACGGTAAGAGTTTGACGGGGCTCTTCTTTGAGAGCATTGGTGCTGAACTCGCTCACTTCCCCTCACCTCCTGCTCTCACTTCTCAGTTTTGGTCAGTAACCCTTCTAATTTTTGTACCTTTATTATTTGATCTTGTTTAGATTACTATcaaaagtttttcttttttccttccttttctgTTGAAACACAAAATTGCAATAAAACAGCCCAAAGGGCACAATTACGACATTCAAGGCCCAAATACCCAAGCCATATAGAAACAACCCAAAAAAACTTTATAGGGCCCAAAACCACATATATGCAGCCAAACGCCACTCAGAATACCCCCCCAAACAACCCCTAAATCCCAAATATAaaggtttttgtatttttatttttcatacaaGCTGTATTGAGGGAGGGTGAATTGAACTTGAGACATCGAATATAATGTGAATGCTCATAATTAACTGAGCTACTAACTACTTTCAAtcccaaataaaaaacaaagtggAAGAAAATATGGTTGCACTAGCTATCGTATATGTACTTTAAGGATTTATCTCACTAATTACGTTATACAGAAATCAGAATCTCAGTTTTTAGGGTATTCTTAATCGAGTTTGCATATTTAGTAAAATATTAAGCTATTTCGATCGACATAACTTGTGTATTTGATTTAAGATTGATTAGCAAAATGTGTTAGCATAAGTCAATTAATTTATCCAGTCGACTTCAAGTTGTTTAATAAACTTAATCATGTGATTTGAGTATGATTATTGTTTTCTACGACCATCTCTAacttttgggttaaaacctaaaaaaatttTACCTAGAAAAGTTTTAATccagaaacttttttttttttttttgctccaacCCTTATGGGTTAAATATTTAGCTCTAGATTACTAAAGATTAAATTttggataatttttttcttgaagtgacttttaaaaaaattatgtagactattctaatttaatttcataaacattttaacctaaaaatatttaaattccgataaatattgaaaaatcactaaaccaacaccatgaaactcgtggAACACTACAAAAGAATAGGAAAcacatgaaagattttttttttaattattttagccattgGACTTAAGTTTTGGACCGTtagatgtttttttttccctttgggTTTGATCATATTAAATCTTAACcgttaaattcaataaatttataaatataaaattaaaaaagaatacaCATATATGGTGGGGCCAGCCTACTAACTCAGGGGAAATCCTGATCTAAATTTGCCTCAGAAATAAGTATTGggttaaaacttatatttggtTCAAGAGTTGGAGCAAGTTGAGATGagtttaaaatctaaaatttgaattttacttCAAGAATTGGAATAGGTCTAAGGacagtaaaaaaaatgaaaaaacaccACAAtgaaaaaagcaaaaacaaaaaacaaaaaacgtggAAGTCAATAAGTATAAAAATGGgtgtaaaaagaaagaaaaagaaggtccCACCGAGATTTGAACTCGGGTTACTGGATTCAGAGTCCAATGTCCTGACCACTAGACCATGGGACCGTTCTTGTCAAACCAACATTACCGTTCAATTTATCGTCAATCTTTAATAAAGCCATATAAAGAAAAACATAATTAAATTACATTTCTATTACCTGggttttgtattaaacatttaTAATTTATGATGACAGCCTAATAGTTTAAATTTAATTGGGAAATTTGAGATTAAATACTAAAAACACcaaacgatttttttttttttaactctacTCGTCTTCATCCCTCATTTTcgctcaatttttttgtttggaatgGTTGTATTTTCTCTCCGTTTTTTATCTCCATCgttaacaaaaaaacaaaaacttaaaaataaaaataaaaacaaaacaaaatagttaCCAAACAGGCTCCAAAATTTTtataatctctactaattaataaaacactcattgtcaactaaaatcctatgaaattaccaatttaaccctctaattaaaacagaacatgaataagaaatatagggtagaaatgtaatttcacacaaccaaattttactttttttttaaagcctCACCTACGTGTAATCCTatcatatctctaattaaaaaaataaaataataataataataataataaaataaaaaaatattcccactcccacattccctatcactctcttcctctctccttctatttcgaaaacaaaaataaaaaaatttctcacacactttatgtgtgcccatatgctattATTAAACTAAAGTAATGAGCTAAACTCAAGTCGCGCCAATGTACCAAAAAGTCTAGTACATGTTTTTTGCTTCAAGTAAATATGACAAGGATATACAATTTTTTGAGCAGGCTGTGGCTGATAACATGGCACTTGGGGCTTTTCATCACCCTGACCTTTGGGCAGATTGGATTCAAGGGGAGGACTGAAGATTACTTTGATAAATGATCCCTTTTAATTAGGTTatctaaaatttatatatatgcttaatgtTCAATTATCTCAATTTCTTTTCCCTTCTTTCTCCTGTTGTAACTCCACAACTTGATCCTCCTTAATCAATATTGTGTACctttgtgtaaataaatatgtatTCAAGTCAGGTTACTGCTACTTAGTATTATaatttagtgatattcctctttacttgtaagtgtaagatcttaagtttgattcttatcaaatgcaaatttgaatcacattattgctagcccatagTGAGGCTAAGCCCAACCCCCTCCctcttaatataaataatatcgtttgttcaaaaaagaaATAGTCAAGTTACTTACAGTAAACACAATGACCAAAAATATGTGGAGTACTAGAAACAAGTAATGCTTATGACTGCAAACCAAATGCAAATTAGGCTTTCAACAATACATTAGATGTATCGATGTTTGTTCAACTGGATTAAAACAACCATAACCTAGTCATGTAAATATAGTCATCTGATGTATGAGTGCATTTATACATCGGAACATTATAGAATACTAAATAGCTGGCACACGCGATGCAAGTGCAAAAACCCTTTGTGGCCTTAATGTGGAAGTTTTCTAGCCACCGCTGCCACCTCCTACCTATCTCTACCAAATCTACAACACCTGATATTCTCGATGCTAtgccaatttttaattttaaaaccctaatagctTAAAACAGATAAAAAACTGCAATACCACCATTCACCCCTCACCTCTGTCAAATGGTGCCCTATGAAACACAACTAAGTGGTGGCCCCATCCAACATCTCACATGCCCCTCTTCAGATCTCAAAATCAGTCAACACATCCGTCCACCACCTACCTGATGCACTCTTTGCGgcctaagagcaactccacccttggTGGTTGCTCGGGAGATAGGTGAAGGGAAAGGGCCTGAGGGCTGGTGGATAGGCCTCCAACGTTGGGCAGCCCGACTGAAGGTGGGAGCCCGAGGGCCAAGCCCGTGGAGAATTGACAGCCCTGCAACCCGAGGTGTGTGTGACGTCAACCTAACGCCAGGCCTGGCGTCggtgctttttttattttttttgtgtcaggcgcATGCCCCTCACTCGCATGTGTGATAAGTTCACCAATTCACAAAGGAAAATACTAGGAAGATTATATTTTCATACCATACATGTGCCAAGTGATGTGTTCATGATGTTGGACAATTATCAATCAatgataaattatatatatgttaacaAATAATAAATGCAAATCAATAATTTAGCAGAgtatgaacaaaacaaaattaatattaaatagATAAactgaagatcgaggcttgtgtactacaatgtcctaaaaacATAATTTTGTCCTACTATGTGCTTGTAATTTGATAGGCGTCTGCTTCATCAAGATTTAACGATCTAAGTCAAAATTCCAACACCATAAAACTAGACTTCTGGCAAATACCTTTGTGGTATTCTCAGTATGTTTTGTATGTAAGGATAGATGATTTTCAGTAAATTGAATGATATGCAGATGCATGTATTTATAATAATCATATGCATGTTTGCAACATGCATGTTTTTGGGAGGCAACTGTTCAACACAAAGGGCGTGTGGCTCCATCTTTTCCTCAGACTTTTTCATACATTCTCAAacgattgaaaaataaaaagattaattaaattcgaaattaatttaataaattaaaaaaaagctaattattgaatttaattattagaactcatcttttgataattaattagatattaaatatataattattattaaataattatcacaccccaaagcccaaatcCAAGGTTGAGCACAATTTTGCTCTCAATGGTTTATCACTCCAATCATTTTATAAGAGGTACAAAGTCTTATAAAGTGAAGGAATCTTTTGGTGGTGACTAATGTGAGACAATGAGTTAGAATGATATCTCTACTCAAAAACTCCAACACACGTCAATTAATGAGTTTTCTGATTGGATGTTGATTATACTAATCACTTGCCACATCATATAGTATACTAATGTGATCTTCCTAGCATTATTCATTCACAAATAGGTTTCTATTTTGATGTACAAGGTTTATAGACGAACTAAACAATTTGTACAAGTTTTAGATGAAACAATTAATTGCCATGAAGAGTCGGGAAAGAAGGtgttcgtggctagaatttccgTTGAGGATGTTTCCTagcggacgagcacacagctccccgagaggttgccGCCAATTGATGCTTTCTGTCTAGCTTCTGCtcactggcgggcttgtcgggcaaatcTTGTCGAgcaaggcttgtcgggcaaagctgaaagagaatgacagggttaactttgaaaggtgccattgtagggccttaggtgtaggccttgaggctcacaatcaagattaacttttaggtgttcaggcgtgccactgccatctttagcatagtagatgtaaaacagatgttgagttttaattgtatatatacccgagaggctgttttagttatgaaaggtgcctttgtggggcctcaGGTGTAGGCCTTGATGCTCTCAATCAATAACTAACccagtactcgaacatataatgtttgtttcatTAATTGCAGAAGTGTTATGACTATTATACTTCTAATTACCCAAGCCcaaagagcagaatgaatccaaataggtgcctttgtagggccttaggtgtaggccttgaagcttcccatcagaattacttctatactcaaacgttctacaataatcataatataacaaaaataaaactaagaaataggtcgattacttgcgccccaagtaacttcggacttcttgttatcaaaggttgtcgtggatgggttaagtccacataaggttcttttttatgccttgagaccaaggacttttgaatgatcaatcttacatgcccgagggtttagaacttagatctgatttaaaCTGTGACTACATATTCCAATCGGATTCAAGCACTGAGGAGTCTTTTAATCATCAACTTGCTAGAACTAACTTGGATACaaatggaagtatacaacatattactagactta
This window of the Malus domestica chromosome 03, GDT2T_hap1 genome carries:
- the LOC103424798 gene encoding photosystem I subunit O isoform X2, with the translated sequence MAVSMATASTVIGLGSSSLSPNRTCLTSGFVKPIVVGNPLRQVRASGGRFTCFQRDWLRRDLNVIGFGLIGWLAPSSIPLIDGKSLTGLFFESIGAELAHFPSPPALTSQFWLWLITWHLGLFITLTFGQIGFKGRTEDYFDK
- the LOC103424798 gene encoding photosystem I subunit O isoform X1, coding for MAVSMATASTVIGLGSSSLSPNRTCLTSGFVKPIVVGNPLRQVRASGGRFTCSFQRDWLRRDLNVIGFGLIGWLAPSSIPLIDGKSLTGLFFESIGAELAHFPSPPALTSQFWLWLITWHLGLFITLTFGQIGFKGRTEDYFDK